AGGATTTGGAAGGTGTTATCGCTGAGTGTTTAATTTAAACCTAAGAGATGGGAAAGGAAAATCACTCTCCTCCTTATATAAGAACATATAATGTCCTGGAACAACCCTATGAGAAATCATGAAGTAGGGGACCAGAGAATATACACAAATCTACACCGCTTATACTCCGCAAGCCCATCCAATAATGAGATCACCTCAATACAGCACATAACTCATCTCTCTGCTGCACTTCTACTAGTGCAAATTATACTTCTGTTATGTAAGTGTTCAGATACTGGACCTGGAGAGACATACAACTAGATACCCTtactaggagcagtattatagtagttatattcctgtatataggagcagtattatagtagttatattcctgtatataggagcagtattatagtagttatattcttgtacataggagcagtattatagtagttatattcctgtatataggagcagtattatagtagttatattcttgtatatagcagtattatagtagttatattcttgtacataggagcagtattatagtagttatattcctgtatataggagcagtattatagtaattatattcttgtacataggagcagtattatagtagttatattcttgtatgtagggggcagtattatagtagatatattcttgtatataggaacagtattatagtagttatattcttgtacataggaggcagtattatagtagttatattcttgtatataggagcagtattatagtagttatactcttgtatatagggggcagtattatagtagatatattcttgtatatagggggcagtattatagtagttatattcttgtatataggagcagtattatagtagttatattcttgtacatagggagcagtattatagtagttatattcttgtacatagggagcagtattatagtagatatattcttgtatataggaacagtattatagtagttatatccttgtatataggagcagtattatagtagttatattcttgtacatagggagcagtattatagtagttatattcttatgaaTATTATTCTCATACTATGTACAAGTGTGATTATGAGAATAGTCACTTACCTAGAGCAGGGTAACCCAGgtagaatctgtcagctcctaacCATCCAAGGAACAGTGACAGCGCCACGGACACTTTATAGGAATAACCGTTCCTGCATGtaaaataatagtagtaataataataataataataataataatgagaaaaCTTCATGAACACAGAGTTTCTCTCtaatacttgtgtgcagcagcgtCTGTGGACCACACAGGTTCTGGTACTTACACATTGCGGCAGGGGAAGGGTCTGTGGAAGCCGACTTCTGTTCCGGTGAATGTGGTTACATTTCCACGATAGTCTTTACAGGAAATATTTGGTGCAGGATAACATGGAGCTGCAAGAGCAAAACacatatcttaaaggggaactccagagatttATTTTGGCTGATAGATtgttttactttgtaatataactttattaaaataaaagtaCTCTAGATCAATAGACAGATATATTTCTATTGAGTTTCAGCAATAAACGGTAACCCGGACCCACGTTCCGAGAAACACGGACAGCATGGGTGAGGAAGCCCTGAAGTGGAGTCTTTCCCCGAAAGACATGATGTATCACTATCATGCAGGAAATGGGTAAAGTGTGCCGACAAGCTGTGTTATTACAGtgctgcaaagatttaaacactttccctATCACTGATACATGATGCTGCGTGGGGAAAGACTCCACTACAGGGTTTCCCTGTCCGGGTTTCacagaacatgggaataagccaTTACAGTCCTCATGACGCCACCAGCATCAATGGGCAGTTCATGTGTAAAGGCAGTGCAGACATTATATGTCTGCACTAttacctttatttatttattttttttatttattttattttttttgtgcactgaacctggaggcactgcaataccaggtcaatgcctggagaggacagagcaagcttcttttccatctccctgttctaaaaatccatttaatatatgatCCCCAGATAGGGtcatatcagatattaaactgataagaacagatactacacttgatcttagccaaaaggccgagaagcgatacaCTATTACCTTTATATATTACCTTTTTACAGTGACTACTGTACATAATAAAACATAATCacatggaaaccatcagcaagctgcAGAATCTCTTATAGTTTTAATGTGGTGTACTGTCAGGCTATGCTAGGAgttgtggttttacaacagctggaggcccacaGTTTGGCCACTACGCTAGGGGGCTAGAATAACATGtcgtaaaccagggatggggaaccttcggccctccagctgttgcaaaactacaatttccaccaTGCCTGGACGCACTATTAGGCTCACAGAGGGTTGTAAGaagtgttagggtgggttcacactgaagaatCTGTGCGGAAAAGTTCAGCGGATTCCATTGCTTGCCCCCGCTCGTGCGCCCCATCtctacctgtgccatagactctattctatggtcgGAAGAAGTCCGccatccccccaaaaaaatgacagcggaatccacctgtgcatagaatggagtctatggcaagggcGGAGCTGTGTGCGGCCGCGAGTGGGGGGCGAGAGATGGAATCCGCGAGATGTTTGTGAAATCATCGGTCGCCTCCGCGTcccctattccacgtagcgatgtgcaggtggcgactgatgattttaggtttgaacctaaatgaacgatcagctgatgacacgatcatcggctgatcgttctctctattccatggagcgataatcggccaaatcgaacgatcatcgctccgtggaataggccccttaggctcaCAGAGGATTGTTTGAAGTGTCAGgtgagggatggggaacctccggccctccagctgttgcaaaactacaattcccatcatgcctggacagccgaagcttccaTAAAAGGTCAgtttgggggttgtagttttgaaacagctggaagcTCACAAGTTGGAGATTACTGTTCTAGGGTGCtgtaggctgtcagggcatgctgggtgttgtagttgtgCACCCAGTTGGGGATCATTCACGTGAACAAAGACACTCACCATCTGCCGTAAAGTTGGTGCATCCGACCGGCTCCTGTGTTGCTGGGTTGATCTCGGGATCCATACACACATATGTTCACGGACTAAGGAAAAGAAGCGGCTCATATTTCTTACCCATAATGCAAAGTTCTGAAAAATGCAAAGTAGCAATAATAAACCACAGACTGCATGAGGCTGGTTCTGGTTTATTCACCACATggaggaaacagtcagcaagcttACTGACTATACATATGTCTATACAGAACATAACAGTGATGGTCATATATCACATggaggaaacagtcagcaagcttACTGACTATACATATGTCTATACAGAGCAGAGCATATCAGTGATGGTCACATggaggaaacagtcagcaagctaACTGACTATACATAGGTCCATACAGAGCAGAACATATCAGTGATGGTCATATATCACATggaggaaacagtcagcaagcttactgactatatatacatctatacagagCAGAATATAACAGTGATGgtcatatatcatacattatacccCAAAACAGGATCCCTCAAGCTGTGGCTCTCCAATTGgtgtaaaactacaacccccagcatgccctgggttgtagttttgcaatagctgatgAGCCTCAACTCACAGCAGGACCATAACCAGCGCTTGCTGTGACTTGTGGTTCCACAACCATCCATGACACCGCCCACAAGTCATACACATAAAGAAGGATATTGTCCCAGCCGCAGCTCGTCACACTTCTGGATCCCGTCATCACCGACAACACCGAGAAAACAGAACCAGAACCCGGACAACAGCGATAACCAGATCCTATACAGCGCCATCTTACGAGGGGCAAGACGAGCCTGGCTGTCAGAGATGGTTCCGCCGGGGTCACGTGACGTAAGCGTACGTGAcgtctcccgggcgccatcttgtgtgTGGCAAACCAAGAGAAGAATATAGGGAATTTCTGTaaatgccgcaaaaaaaaggtACAAATTAGGAAAAATATTTGAGTtacttatatgtgttttttttatctgtctgGGATTTATCAAAGTtgttttatgttaaatatttGTTACATGATTTTAAAATATTATATCTGTATTTTATACATCCTTTTTTTagcagatattttttttctttacttaacTTTTTTCGTTTCTCTTTCCTTTTATAatatattatgtattttttattttagtagttttttatttttctttatattttatagcattttttactgtcttattttttaTCCTATTCATTACCTTTCTacattcatttaattttttttatttaaactctTTTATTACCTTacatttttttcaataatttaaAGAAAAATCATATTCCTATTACTTTTATGGGGTTGTTTACATTCTTATTATatcgttttatatatatatatatatatatatatatatatatatatatatatatatcataaaaatcaaagtctgtctgtctgtctgtctgtctgtcctctatagacttccaaacgcctgaaccgtttgaccccaaatttggcacacagatacattgggtgcccagaaaggttattgcgaaggtcccgtccccgccagatgtacaggaggggagggggaggggaaagagaggcgccccatagagatgaatgggaaaatctcctcactgcaaacacaggtgatataattagctgcagcagacacggcagttggagccttagcaaccaataggattactgctttcattgtcacagggagcaatggttgctagggaagctgcctcacaacatccacagtaataactggtagagcccctactccatctatacagtacatgtatatacagggccccctactccatctatacagtacatgtatacaggaccccctactccatctatacagtacatgtatacaggaccccctactccatctatacagtacatgtatatacaggaccccctactgcatctatacagtacatgtatatacagggccccctactccatctatacagtacatgtatatacaggaccccctactgcatctatacagtacatgtatatacaggaccccctactccatctatacaggacatgtatatacaggaccccctactccatctatacaggaccccctactccatctatacaggacatgtatatacaggaccccctactccatctatacagtacatgtatatacagggccccctactccatctatacagtacatgtatatacagaacccccaactccatctatacagtacatgtatatacaggaccccctactccatctatacagtacatgtatatacagggcccctactccatctatacagtacatgtatatacagggccccctactccatctatacagtatatatatatacaggaccccctactccatctatacagtacatgtatatacaggaccccctactccatctatacagtacatatatatacaggaccccctactccatctatacagtacatgtatatacaggaccccctactccatctatacagtacatgtatatacagggccacctactccatctatacagtacatatatatacaggaccccctactccatctatacagtacatgtatatacaggaccccctactccatctatacagtacatgtatatacaggaccccctactccatctatacagtacatgtatatacagggcacaacaggtataccaaactgtgactggataacactgctacaccagacctgaccaataccgccatactgtgactggataacactgtcataccagacctgaccaataccgtcatattgtgactggataacactgccagacctgaccaataccgccatactgtgactggataacactgccataccagacctgaccaataccgccatactgtgactagataacaccgccataccagacatgaccaataccgccatactgtgactgggtaacaccgccacaccagacctgacctataccgccatactgtgactggataacactgccacaccagacctgaccaataccgccatactgtgactggataacactgccataccagacctgaccaataccgccatactgtgactggataacactgtcataccagaccttaccaataccgccatactgtgactggataacactgtcatataagacctgaccaataccgccatactgtgaatggataacaccgccacaccagacctgaccaataccgctatactgtgctggataacactgtcataccagacctgaccaattccgccatactgtgactggataacactgccataccagacctgaccaataccgccatactgtgctggataacactgtcataccagacctgaccaataccgccatactgtgactggataacactgccataccagacctgaccaataccggcaaactgtgactgggtaacaccgccacaccagtcccgaccaataccaccatactgtgactggataacaccatcatatcagacctgaccaatactgccatactgtgactggataacaccgctataccagacctgaccaataccaccataccgtgactggataacaccgccacaccagacctgaccaataccgccatactgtgactggataacacccccataccagacatgaccaataccgacacactgtgactgaataacactgccatatgggtaaatacaaccctgcaggtatacaggacactacaggtatacaggaccccaaaactatacactacaagtgcacaggacctccacaaaactatatactacaggtatacaggaccccaaactttacactacaggtatacaggaccccaaaactatatactacaggtatacaggacctccaccaactatatacttcaggtatacaggacctccaccaactatatactacaagtatacaggaccccaaactacacactacaggtatacaggaccccaaaactatacactacaggtatacaagaactccacctactatatactacaggtatataggaccccaaactatacactacaggtatacaggacctgaaaaccatacactacaggtatacaggacctacacaaactctataatacaggtatacagcaccttcaccaactctatactacaagtatacaggaccccaaatatactacaggtatacaggaactccaccagctatatactacaggtatataggaccccacactatacactacaggtatacaggacctccaccaactctatactatagttatacacgACCcttaaactatttactacaggtatccaggaccctcaaactataaactacatgtatacaagacctccaccaactatacattacaggtatacagcaccaactatatactacaggtatacaggacccccaaactatacagtacaggtatacaggaccttcaccaactgtacactgcaggtatacaggacctccctcaactatacactataggtatacagccccccccaactatgcactatagatatgcgagacccctaaaaactatacattgtgggtatacagaacccctccaactatgcactacaggtatacactaattccactgattaactcagatgaaacaatacctttagcttggcctcctgggcaccttagatcaaatctaattaacacactttatacccgggcagcgccaggtacattttctagtatatatatatatattcttttgttTTACTTTTCTCTTTCCTGTTAGTTTTTATTGTTCTAGGCTATGTTCTGACTACATACTGATAAGCACTAACAAGGGCGGTTGTTGGAAAACAACatccggaattaatgatcatgataacataggtagcgttaaacaatcGACGTTCGAGGCGAAACGGTTGTTATACATCGTGTGTATTTTTGTGCATTTTCtatgttacttttatttttttttttatttttttttatatatttatcatttttatcttatttatttatttttgttttcatgTGTCTGTTTATgtgttttccctttttttatttgttatagcatgtctatatatatatatatatatatatatatatatatatatatatatatatatatatatttcttatccTAACTGAGTATCTGATGCCtattatttagagatgagcgaattaaagggaa
The nucleotide sequence above comes from Dendropsophus ebraccatus isolate aDenEbr1 chromosome 8, aDenEbr1.pat, whole genome shotgun sequence. Encoded proteins:
- the TM2D1 gene encoding TM2 domain-containing protein 1, with translation MALYRIWLSLLSGFWFCFLGVVGDDGIQKCDELRLGQYVCMDPEINPATQEPVGCTNFTADAPCYPAPNISCKDYRGNVTTFTGTEVGFHRPFPCRNVNGYSYKVSVALSLFLGWLGADRFYLGYPALGMLKFCTVGFCGIGSLIDFILISMQIVGPSDGSSYIIDYYGARLIHLAINNETFRESQSYP